The following are encoded together in the Nitrospira sp. genome:
- a CDS encoding SurA N-terminal domain-containing protein, which produces MIKVMRDASHNHPWLLKSIMGILAIAFVITMGWWGFGDQPGNTVATVGDLAVTRDEFRRAYENMYRFYKEKVPGEFKDETIKQFVIEQLVDNRLWLMAAKDMGITVSDGDLREMIVQVPEFQKNGAFDPELYQRLLAANHLTPKVFEEAQAKEILGNKARMFVRDAVALTPSEISEGQALMTRQPDADPTKATAAKDRVLEDMLFQKQQRALVAFQESLKGKIPVKVHRELL; this is translated from the coding sequence ATGATCAAGGTAATGCGGGACGCATCGCACAATCATCCCTGGCTGTTGAAATCAATCATGGGCATCCTGGCCATCGCCTTTGTGATTACCATGGGCTGGTGGGGATTCGGGGACCAGCCGGGAAACACCGTCGCCACCGTCGGCGATTTGGCCGTCACGCGCGATGAGTTTCGGCGCGCCTACGAGAACATGTACCGTTTCTACAAAGAAAAAGTGCCGGGAGAGTTCAAGGACGAAACGATCAAGCAATTTGTGATCGAACAACTCGTCGACAACCGCCTCTGGCTGATGGCCGCGAAAGACATGGGCATCACCGTCTCCGACGGAGACCTGCGCGAAATGATCGTGCAAGTCCCGGAGTTTCAAAAGAACGGGGCATTCGATCCGGAGCTCTACCAGCGACTCCTGGCCGCGAACCATCTCACCCCCAAAGTCTTTGAAGAGGCGCAGGCCAAAGAAATTCTCGGCAATAAAGCGAGGATGTTTGTCCGGGATGCCGTTGCCTTAACGCCGTCGGAGATCTCCGAAGGACAGGCCCTGATGACCAGGCAGCCGGACGCTGACCCCACGAAAGCCACCGCCGCAAAGGATCGCGTGCTGGAAGATATGCTCTTCCAAAAACAGCAGCGCGCGCTGGTGGCGTTTCAGGAGTCGCTCAAAGGCAAAATCCCCGTTAAGGTTCATCGGGAACTGCTGTAA
- a CDS encoding rod shape-determining protein: protein MGFTGDVFGWFSNDLAIDLGTATTLVYVHGKGIVLNEPSVVAVEKKTEKVLAVGADAKKMLGRTPGNIVAVRPMKEGVIADFEMAEQMLKHFIRKAHNRSAFVRPRIIIGVPSRITQVEQRAVRDSAELAGAREVYLIEEPVAAAIGAGLPITEPSGNMVVDVGGGTTDIAVISLGGIVYSESVKVAGDRMDEAIMNYIKKKYNLLIGEHMAERVKFEIGSAYPFEERKTMMIKGRDLISGIPRTLVVDDAEIREALQEPIGTIVNAIKVALENTPPELAGDIIDRGIVLTGGGSLLKGMDTRFREETNLPIITVDDPLTSVVLGVGKILDELDLLRKVSVMSQCSSLR, encoded by the coding sequence GTGGGGTTCACGGGAGATGTGTTCGGATGGTTTTCCAACGATCTTGCGATCGATTTGGGAACAGCGACGACGCTGGTATATGTGCATGGAAAAGGCATCGTCCTGAACGAGCCCTCGGTGGTGGCGGTGGAAAAGAAAACCGAGAAGGTCCTGGCGGTCGGTGCCGATGCGAAAAAGATGCTCGGCCGAACCCCCGGGAATATTGTCGCAGTCCGGCCGATGAAAGAAGGCGTGATTGCCGACTTCGAGATGGCCGAGCAGATGCTCAAGCATTTCATCCGCAAGGCGCATAATCGGAGCGCCTTTGTGCGGCCGCGGATCATCATCGGCGTGCCTTCGCGCATCACCCAGGTGGAGCAACGCGCGGTTCGCGACTCAGCCGAATTGGCCGGTGCGCGAGAGGTCTATCTGATCGAAGAGCCGGTGGCGGCCGCCATCGGGGCAGGACTTCCGATTACCGAACCGTCCGGCAACATGGTGGTGGATGTGGGCGGTGGGACAACGGACATTGCGGTGATTTCACTCGGCGGTATCGTCTATAGCGAGTCGGTGAAGGTGGCCGGCGATCGGATGGACGAAGCGATCATGAATTACATCAAGAAGAAGTACAACTTGCTCATCGGCGAGCATATGGCGGAACGGGTCAAGTTCGAAATCGGATCGGCCTATCCCTTCGAAGAGCGCAAGACGATGATGATCAAGGGGCGGGACCTGATTTCCGGCATTCCCCGCACGCTGGTGGTCGATGATGCCGAAATTCGAGAAGCGTTGCAGGAACCGATCGGAACGATCGTCAATGCCATCAAGGTTGCGTTGGAAAACACTCCGCCGGAATTGGCGGGAGATATTATTGACCGCGGAATCGTGCTGACAGGTGGAGGCTCCCTGCTGAAGGGGATGGATACACGATTCCGTGAAGAGACAAATTTGCCGATCATTACGGTCGATGACCCGCTCACTTCTGTGGTACTGGGGGTCGGGAAGATTCTGGACGAACTGGATCTTCTCCGTAAGGTGTCGGTCATGTCTCAATGCAGTAGCCTCCGGTAA
- a CDS encoding cupin domain-containing protein — MLKRTLLECPEFLAGDHTVLRELLHPAKQPVQLGYSLAHGRLAPGCRSKRHKLASSEVYYFIAGQGRFSIGSETELVERGSIVYVPPGGNQSLENIGTTEIEFLCLVDPAWRSEDEQVEE; from the coding sequence ATGCTCAAGCGCACTCTCTTGGAATGCCCTGAATTTCTTGCCGGAGACCATACGGTTCTTCGCGAACTGTTGCATCCGGCCAAGCAGCCGGTGCAGCTGGGTTACAGTCTTGCGCATGGCCGATTGGCTCCCGGCTGCCGGTCTAAGCGGCACAAGCTGGCTTCGTCAGAGGTGTACTACTTTATCGCCGGGCAGGGCCGCTTCAGTATCGGGAGTGAGACCGAGCTCGTCGAACGCGGATCCATCGTGTACGTGCCGCCTGGGGGGAATCAGTCGCTGGAAAACATTGGTACGACGGAAATAGAATTTTTGTGTCTGGTTGATCCGGCCTGGCGGAGTGAGGATGAGCAGGTCGAGGAGTAG
- the queA gene encoding tRNA preQ1(34) S-adenosylmethionine ribosyltransferase-isomerase QueA, whose translation MNLSEFDFPFDPALIASEPVLPRHAARLLCLDPRTGSLSNRHVADLPELLAPGDLLVVNDTKVLAARLSGRKQPTGTVVDVLFVKDLGDAVWEVMLKGHFRVGQTILFEGDARATVVQRDEHGTKIKVVSPVPVVDFLRAYGCMPLPPYIKRSAQPEDQVWYQTCFADREGAIAAPTAGLHFTPELMVRLRERGVETAAVTLHVGPGTFKPVVVERIEEHQMGEEWFEVSERTVAAILRTKRAGGRVVAVGTTVVRALESAAQQAGGLQPTTGESRLFISPGFHFNAVDALMTNFHLPRTTLLMLVSALAGVEMMRKAYAEAVEQRYRFYSYGDAMLIL comes from the coding sequence ATGAATCTCTCTGAATTCGATTTTCCGTTCGATCCCGCACTGATCGCCTCCGAGCCGGTACTGCCTCGCCATGCCGCGCGCTTACTGTGTCTCGACCCACGGACAGGAAGCTTGTCGAATCGGCATGTGGCCGATCTTCCGGAGTTGTTGGCGCCCGGGGATCTGCTTGTGGTGAACGACACGAAGGTCTTGGCCGCTCGTCTGTCCGGACGTAAACAGCCGACGGGCACGGTTGTGGATGTGCTGTTCGTCAAAGATCTCGGCGATGCGGTCTGGGAGGTGATGCTCAAAGGTCATTTTCGCGTGGGCCAGACGATCCTGTTTGAGGGGGATGCTCGTGCGACGGTCGTCCAGCGCGATGAGCATGGCACGAAAATCAAGGTTGTGAGCCCGGTTCCGGTTGTCGACTTCCTTCGGGCTTACGGGTGTATGCCGCTTCCCCCCTATATCAAGCGTTCGGCGCAGCCGGAGGATCAGGTCTGGTATCAAACCTGTTTTGCGGATCGAGAGGGGGCGATCGCGGCTCCGACGGCCGGTCTGCACTTCACGCCGGAGCTTATGGTTCGGTTGCGGGAACGGGGCGTTGAGACGGCAGCGGTGACGTTGCATGTAGGACCTGGGACCTTTAAGCCGGTGGTCGTCGAGCGAATTGAAGAACATCAAATGGGAGAGGAATGGTTTGAAGTGAGTGAGCGGACGGTAGCGGCAATCCTCAGGACGAAACGAGCCGGAGGACGAGTCGTTGCGGTCGGGACCACCGTGGTCCGTGCGCTCGAATCGGCTGCGCAGCAGGCCGGAGGGCTTCAGCCGACAACCGGGGAGAGCCGGCTGTTTATCTCGCCGGGATTTCACTTCAACGCGGTTGATGCTCTCATGACAAATTTTCACCTCCCTCGCACGACGCTTCTGATGCTGGTCTCTGCGCTAGCCGGCGTGGAGATGATGCGGAAAGCCTATGCTGAAGCGGTGGAACAGCGCTACCGCTTTTATAGCTATGGCGATGCGATGCTGATCCTCTAA
- a CDS encoding aspartate-semialdehyde dehydrogenase has translation MLKKKSAYTVAILGATGAVGKESLEILEERNFPLAALRLFASKRSAGEVMTCQGKEWTVEELTESSSFAGVDFAFISATDAISKEYGPRLGAAGVVVIDDSGVFRMDPQVPLVVPEVNASALRSLPRGIVSIPNCTTTPLVMALKPLHDAVGVKRVVVTTFQSVSGTGAAAMDELLDQTRALMAFREVKAEVYPYQIAFNLLPHIGSFSEGGECSEEIKIVRETRKILDAPKMRVTSTTVRVPVLRCHSESINVELEKPLTPNEARAALAAMPGVLVYDDPLKKLYPMPLDATGKDDVYVGRIREDASVTNGLNLWVVSDNLRKGAALNAVQIAECLVRD, from the coding sequence ATGCTTAAGAAAAAGTCCGCCTACACTGTGGCCATTCTTGGCGCGACCGGCGCGGTCGGCAAGGAGAGTCTGGAAATTCTCGAAGAGCGAAACTTCCCGCTGGCTGCACTCCGGCTGTTTGCGTCGAAGCGCTCCGCCGGCGAAGTGATGACCTGTCAGGGCAAGGAGTGGACGGTTGAAGAATTGACCGAGTCCTCGTCTTTTGCCGGCGTTGATTTCGCCTTCATCTCCGCGACGGATGCCATCAGTAAGGAGTATGGCCCTCGCTTGGGTGCGGCCGGGGTCGTGGTTATCGACGACAGCGGGGTCTTTCGGATGGATCCGCAAGTGCCGCTGGTGGTGCCGGAAGTGAATGCCTCGGCGTTGCGATCGCTTCCCCGGGGGATCGTGTCCATTCCCAATTGCACAACGACCCCGTTGGTCATGGCGCTCAAGCCGCTGCATGATGCGGTCGGGGTGAAGCGAGTGGTGGTAACGACCTTCCAGTCGGTGTCAGGGACCGGCGCCGCGGCGATGGACGAGTTGCTGGACCAGACGAGGGCGCTGATGGCCTTTCGCGAGGTGAAGGCCGAAGTTTATCCCTATCAGATTGCCTTCAATCTATTGCCGCATATCGGGTCATTTTCCGAGGGCGGCGAATGCTCTGAAGAGATCAAGATTGTCAGAGAGACGAGAAAGATTCTGGATGCACCCAAGATGCGGGTGACGTCCACCACGGTGCGGGTACCGGTGTTGCGCTGCCATTCCGAGTCCATCAATGTGGAGTTGGAGAAGCCGTTGACTCCCAATGAGGCTCGCGCGGCGCTGGCGGCGATGCCGGGGGTGCTGGTCTACGACGACCCGTTGAAGAAGCTCTATCCCATGCCATTGGACGCGACGGGGAAAGACGACGTCTACGTCGGCCGCATCCGTGAAGATGCCTCGGTGACGAACGGACTCAATCTGTGGGTCGTGTCCGACAATCTTCGAAAGGGCGCCGCTTTGAACGCCGTTCAAATCGCCGAGTGTCTGGTGCGGGACTGA
- the leuB gene encoding 3-isopropylmalate dehydrogenase: MKAKIAVLAGDGVGREIVPEAVKVLQAIGEKYQHSFEFTSADIGGQAIDKVGVPLPHETLALAKQSDAVLLGAVGGPKWEGLEYSLRPERALLGIREALGLYANLRPAKVYPNLVDASTLKREVIEGIDILVVRELTGGIYFGKPKGIEKLPNGEERGVNTEVYTTEEIRRIGKVAFEAARKRRKKVTSVDKANVLESSELWRRVMIEVQKSYPDVELHHIYVDNAAMQLVRNPRQFDVLVCNNIFGDILSDEAAMLTGSIGMLPSASIGAKVGLFEPIHGSAPDIAGKNIANPIATIASVGMMLSYAFKLEKEAEAIEQAIVKTLDMGYRTKDIQSPGTRVVGTTEMGDAILRNLN; encoded by the coding sequence GTGAAAGCGAAGATTGCAGTCTTAGCGGGTGATGGAGTCGGGCGTGAGATTGTTCCCGAAGCGGTCAAGGTGTTACAGGCTATCGGAGAGAAGTATCAACACTCGTTTGAATTCACCTCGGCCGACATTGGCGGACAAGCGATCGACAAAGTGGGTGTGCCGCTGCCGCACGAAACCTTGGCATTGGCCAAGCAAAGCGACGCGGTATTGCTGGGAGCGGTTGGGGGGCCCAAATGGGAAGGGTTGGAGTACAGCCTTCGTCCTGAGCGGGCGCTGCTGGGTATCCGCGAGGCCTTAGGGTTGTATGCCAATTTACGTCCCGCCAAGGTATACCCCAATCTGGTTGATGCTTCGACGTTGAAGCGCGAGGTGATCGAAGGGATCGATATTCTCGTCGTGCGAGAGCTGACCGGCGGCATCTATTTCGGGAAACCGAAAGGGATTGAAAAGCTGCCGAACGGCGAAGAGCGCGGAGTGAACACCGAAGTCTACACGACCGAAGAGATTCGCCGGATCGGCAAGGTGGCCTTCGAAGCGGCGCGCAAGCGGCGGAAAAAGGTCACGTCGGTCGATAAGGCGAATGTGCTGGAGTCGTCCGAGTTGTGGCGTCGTGTGATGATCGAGGTGCAGAAGAGTTATCCGGACGTCGAGTTGCATCACATCTATGTCGACAATGCCGCGATGCAATTGGTCCGCAACCCGCGCCAGTTCGATGTCCTGGTGTGCAACAATATCTTCGGAGATATTCTGAGTGACGAAGCGGCCATGCTGACCGGATCGATCGGCATGCTGCCGTCGGCCAGTATCGGCGCCAAGGTCGGATTGTTCGAGCCGATCCATGGTAGCGCGCCCGATATCGCGGGAAAGAACATCGCGAATCCCATTGCGACGATTGCCTCTGTGGGCATGATGTTGTCCTACGCGTTCAAGCTCGAGAAAGAAGCCGAAGCAATCGAGCAGGCCATCGTCAAAACGCTCGATATGGGATACCGCACCAAGGACATTCAGAGCCCGGGAACCAGAGTCGTCGGCACGACCGAGATGGGCGACGCCATTCTTCGCAATTTAAACTGA
- the mreC gene encoding rod shape-determining protein MreC, producing MRMANFRSSYGARRLALGVFLSVLLGFFLLPHQLQTLFQEIGGPVGWVLSWPIRLVASVQGGIGETWSHYVALQDVEDENRQLRKELELLQGQNSQLREAASATDRLTALLEFKAQALPTMIAAQVIGRDTGNWYRTILLNKGSADGIQADMGVVTSAGVVGRVVKTTMATAVVLLVSDPNNAIAGLIQRTRDEGIVEGTTPGLARLKYIPLLSNVRAGDRVVTSGLVGGFPRGLAIGTITTISKEEGALFQSAELRPEVDVNRVEEVLVIQSPYVPGEDGKSDAPLPKTKP from the coding sequence ATGCGGATGGCCAACTTTCGCTCATCATACGGCGCCCGGCGTCTTGCCCTCGGGGTGTTTCTCTCCGTGCTTCTCGGCTTCTTCCTGCTGCCTCATCAGCTTCAGACTCTGTTTCAGGAAATCGGCGGACCGGTCGGGTGGGTGCTCAGTTGGCCGATCCGTCTCGTCGCCTCGGTGCAAGGCGGCATCGGGGAGACCTGGAGCCATTACGTGGCGTTGCAGGACGTGGAAGATGAGAATCGGCAATTGCGGAAAGAGCTTGAGCTGTTGCAGGGGCAAAATAGTCAGCTGCGGGAGGCCGCGTCGGCGACGGACCGGTTGACGGCCTTGCTTGAATTCAAGGCGCAGGCTCTTCCGACGATGATCGCGGCACAGGTCATCGGCCGTGATACGGGGAATTGGTATCGGACCATTCTTCTGAATAAGGGAAGCGCTGACGGGATACAAGCGGATATGGGTGTGGTGACGTCTGCCGGCGTCGTCGGACGAGTGGTCAAAACGACGATGGCGACCGCGGTGGTGCTCTTGGTGTCCGATCCCAATAACGCCATTGCCGGGTTGATTCAGCGAACACGAGATGAAGGGATTGTCGAGGGAACGACCCCCGGTCTGGCTCGGCTCAAATATATTCCCTTGCTTTCGAATGTTCGTGCCGGCGATCGCGTGGTGACATCTGGGTTGGTCGGGGGATTTCCGCGTGGACTCGCCATCGGCACCATTACCACCATCAGCAAAGAGGAAGGCGCCTTGTTTCAATCCGCTGAATTGCGTCCTGAAGTCGATGTGAATCGAGTCGAAGAAGTCCTGGTCATTCAGTCTCCTTATGTTCCTGGCGAGGACGGAAAGAGCGACGCGCCTCTTCCGAAAACCAAGCCGTGA
- a CDS encoding DUF2905 domain-containing protein, with product MGEWGAFGKLLIAAGCGLVVVGLLFVLSDRIPWVSGWFGWVGKLPGDVSIKRDHFSFYVPLGTSLVISIGLSLLFYLLSWLFRR from the coding sequence ATGGGCGAATGGGGCGCCTTCGGGAAGCTCCTGATTGCAGCCGGGTGCGGATTGGTCGTGGTGGGGCTGCTGTTCGTCCTGAGCGACCGGATTCCGTGGGTGAGCGGATGGTTTGGGTGGGTCGGGAAACTGCCGGGCGACGTTTCAATTAAGCGCGATCATTTCTCCTTTTATGTTCCCCTTGGGACTAGTCTGGTGATTAGTATCGGACTAAGTCTGCTATTCTATCTTCTATCATGGCTATTCAGACGATAG
- a CDS encoding SpoIID/LytB domain-containing protein — MAIQTIGHLRRLAGLWAVCGAVFTLSAPVQAAESIRVLMASDVHRLDVRAESAVWLTDGQSRSHSYNTALHIELRGAALLVNGTRVAGEQFTLRAGEHDLKLWLPRVPGGSHGAVLHPADERGALHVSGLVHVVRRGKGLLVINQVDLEEYVKGVVPAEVNSTWHREMLKVQAVAARTYALYQHMLSASRDYDVAASIQDQVYRGRQGVDARVQEAVESTRGLVVTHDGAPIYAAFSSTAAGITEDAMVVWSKDLPYLKGVECPFDVASPYYQWKASFRVTTLERNLRHQGFSVGTIATMTPVGFSRAGRVSKLRILHSKGELILRGEDLRKAVGYTVVPSTQFTIESMGQDIVLAGYGAGHAVGLCQWGAKELAELGYSFSSILRYYYPGTELQNVALTKMPPVPSS, encoded by the coding sequence ATGGCTATTCAGACGATAGGACATCTTCGTCGGTTGGCAGGTCTCTGGGCGGTGTGCGGGGCGGTCTTCACCCTCAGCGCGCCGGTTCAAGCGGCTGAGTCCATTCGGGTCTTAATGGCGTCCGATGTCCACCGACTCGATGTGCGCGCCGAAAGTGCGGTGTGGCTCACCGATGGACAGAGTCGGTCGCATTCGTACAACACGGCTCTGCATATCGAGTTGCGCGGGGCGGCGCTCCTCGTCAACGGGACGCGGGTGGCGGGGGAGCAGTTTACGCTGCGTGCGGGCGAGCATGACCTAAAGCTCTGGTTGCCACGTGTGCCCGGCGGGAGCCATGGCGCCGTGCTGCATCCTGCCGATGAGCGGGGCGCTCTCCATGTGAGCGGACTGGTGCATGTAGTCCGGCGCGGGAAAGGCCTGCTCGTGATCAATCAGGTGGATCTTGAGGAGTATGTGAAAGGGGTGGTGCCCGCTGAAGTCAATTCGACCTGGCACCGCGAAATGCTCAAAGTGCAGGCCGTGGCGGCGCGAACCTATGCGCTGTATCAGCATATGCTGAGCGCGTCGCGTGATTATGACGTGGCGGCGAGTATTCAAGATCAGGTCTATCGAGGACGGCAGGGAGTGGACGCGCGTGTGCAGGAAGCGGTGGAATCGACCCGTGGCCTGGTGGTGACTCATGATGGTGCGCCGATCTATGCCGCGTTTTCTTCGACTGCGGCAGGGATCACCGAGGATGCGATGGTGGTCTGGTCGAAGGATCTGCCGTATCTGAAAGGCGTGGAATGTCCTTTCGATGTGGCGTCTCCGTACTACCAGTGGAAGGCGTCCTTCAGAGTGACCACGCTGGAGCGTAATCTGAGGCATCAGGGATTTTCGGTGGGGACGATCGCCACGATGACGCCGGTGGGCTTCAGTCGTGCCGGGCGGGTTTCTAAACTACGCATTCTGCATTCCAAGGGCGAACTCATTCTGCGCGGTGAGGATCTTCGGAAGGCGGTTGGGTATACCGTTGTGCCGAGTACGCAGTTCACGATCGAGTCTATGGGGCAGGACATTGTGTTGGCAGGATACGGCGCCGGGCATGCCGTAGGGCTCTGTCAGTGGGGTGCGAAGGAGCTGGCCGAGCTCGGGTATTCCTTTTCCTCGATCCTACGGTATTACTATCCCGGCACTGAGTTGCAGAATGTGGCATTGACGAAAATGCCCCCGGTTCCGAGTTCCTAG